Proteins from one Blattabacterium cuenoti genomic window:
- a CDS encoding sugar phosphate nucleotidyltransferase, whose amino-acid sequence MKIIIPMAGKGFRLYPHTLCTPKPLIYIAGKTILKRLIESLYKFIKNFSVQEIIFIIGNYGENKNIENKLIKLANNFEIKPIIYYQPIPLGTADALLKAKNSLNGEPVMIVFSDTLFYNTSLEKEIINNVDNIIWTKKVKNPHLFGVVKCDCYGNITHFIEKPKNYVSNLAIIGIYYFKNSLLLKKELKSMSYDNKYKNEKEYQLTSVLENMRKKGEKFTSKQVQIWMDFGNKKRTISSNSKILSIEYNNIPLIHKQVFIKNSLIIEPCSIDKNTSIENSIIGPNVSIGKNTKIKNSNIRISLIQNYTKIQYANFHNSMIGNHTSYIGKTKEVSLGDYSIFS is encoded by the coding sequence ATGAAAATTATAATTCCTATGGCTGGAAAAGGATTTCGTTTGTATCCGCATACTTTATGTACACCAAAACCATTAATATATATTGCAGGAAAAACAATTTTAAAAAGATTAATAGAAAGTTTATATAAATTTATAAAAAATTTTTCCGTTCAAGAAATTATTTTTATTATAGGAAATTATGGAGAAAATAAAAATATTGAAAATAAATTAATAAAATTAGCTAATAATTTTGAAATTAAACCTATTATATATTATCAACCTATTCCACTTGGAACAGCTGATGCTTTATTAAAGGCTAAAAATTCATTAAATGGAGAACCAGTAATGATTGTTTTTTCCGATACTTTATTTTATAATACTTCTTTAGAAAAGGAAATTATTAATAATGTAGATAATATCATATGGACAAAAAAAGTAAAAAATCCTCATTTATTTGGAGTAGTAAAATGTGATTGTTATGGAAATATTACTCATTTTATAGAAAAACCAAAAAATTATGTTTCCAATTTAGCCATTATAGGTATTTATTATTTTAAAAATAGTCTTTTATTAAAAAAAGAATTAAAATCTATGTCATATGATAATAAATATAAAAATGAAAAGGAATATCAATTAACATCTGTTTTAGAAAATATGAGAAAAAAAGGAGAAAAATTTACTAGTAAACAAGTTCAAATTTGGATGGATTTTGGAAATAAAAAAAGAACTATTTCTTCTAATTCTAAAATATTATCTATTGAATATAATAATATTCCATTAATTCATAAACAAGTTTTTATAAAAAACAGTTTAATTATAGAACCATGTTCTATTGATAAAAATACAAGTATTGAAAATAGTATAATAGGTCCTAATGTTTCAATAGGAAAAAATACAAAAATTAAAAATAGTAATATAAGAATATCTTTAATTCAGAATTATACAAAAATTCAATATGCAAATTTTCATAATTCTATGATAGGAAATCATACTTCTTATATTGGAAAAACAAAAGAAGTTAGTTT
- a CDS encoding lipopolysaccharide biosynthesis protein: MYKRLAKQTIIYSIGSILPKIINYAFLKFFTISLKKEEFSLYTDMYSLSFIVIGFISFGLENTYFRFLYKKNYNQETVFSTGVIIQLFITSFFLIISIHSIKYLISIAGYHNHPEYFFMFFFIIFLDTVCILPMAWLRANEKPLKYTIINLIKILIQSFLTIYMFFYSNNFFIKKTYFFFIFEWINSYTDRTGYIFFANMISSLSNLFLVFPIFFKKVIIRKFDKILAKKMLKYGIPIMFGTIAFSINENLDKILIKRWVSDEINGSYSACYKIASFMSLYIRIFRLGIEPFFFKKSGDSNAKYYYEEINYIFILFGLIFYVLICGNIPIFIGFFIDQKYHFAMSIIPIIMMANLFLGIYTNLSIFYKIIDKPIIGTYISLIGVLITFLFNIIFIFLPYKNNNFIIPAWGTFVSYGSMLIILYFWGKTIFFQFFKKKINVIIHFLFAILLVFIINNQKKIIFSFIFQFIYLIIIFLLEKKIFINFIKK; this comes from the coding sequence TTGTATAAAAGATTAGCAAAACAAACAATTATTTATTCCATTGGATCAATTTTACCTAAAATTATTAATTATGCTTTTTTAAAATTTTTTACTATTTCTTTGAAAAAAGAAGAGTTTTCTCTTTATACAGATATGTATTCTTTATCTTTTATAGTTATCGGGTTTATTTCTTTTGGATTAGAAAATACTTATTTTAGATTTTTATATAAAAAAAATTATAATCAAGAAACTGTATTTTCAACAGGTGTTATAATTCAATTATTTATTACATCTTTTTTTTTAATTATTTCTATTCATTCAATTAAATATTTAATTTCTATTGCTGGATATCATAATCATCCAGAATATTTTTTTATGTTTTTTTTTATTATATTTTTGGATACAGTTTGCATCCTTCCTATGGCTTGGCTTCGTGCAAATGAAAAACCATTAAAATATACTATTATAAATTTAATAAAAATATTAATACAATCATTTTTAACAATTTATATGTTTTTTTATTCTAATAATTTTTTTATAAAAAAAACTTATTTTTTTTTTATTTTTGAATGGATAAATTCTTATACAGATAGAACTGGTTATATTTTTTTTGCAAATATGATATCATCTTTAAGTAATTTATTTTTAGTATTTCCTATTTTTTTTAAAAAAGTAATTATTAGAAAATTTGATAAAATTCTTGCTAAAAAAATGTTAAAATATGGTATTCCTATTATGTTTGGAACTATTGCTTTTTCTATTAATGAAAATCTTGATAAAATTTTGATTAAAAGATGGGTATCTGATGAAATTAATGGATCTTATTCTGCTTGTTATAAGATAGCTTCTTTTATGAGTTTATATATAAGAATTTTTCGTTTAGGAATTGAACCTTTTTTTTTTAAAAAATCTGGTGATTCTAATGCAAAATATTATTATGAAGAAATAAATTATATATTTATTCTTTTTGGATTAATTTTTTATGTATTAATATGTGGAAATATTCCTATTTTTATAGGATTTTTTATTGATCAAAAATATCATTTTGCCATGTCTATTATCCCTATAATAATGATGGCAAATTTATTTTTAGGAATTTATACAAATTTATCTATTTTTTATAAAATAATAGACAAACCTATTATTGGTACTTATATATCTTTAATAGGAGTATTAATTACTTTTTTATTTAATATAATTTTTATTTTTCTTCCTTATAAGAATAATAATTTTATAATTCCTGCTTGGGGTACTTTTGTTTCATATGGATCTATGTTAATTATTTTATATTTTTGGGGTAAAACAATTTTTTTTCAATTTTTTAAAAAAAAAATAAATGTTATAATTCATTTTTTATTTGCAATTTTATTAGTATTTATAATAAATAATCAAAAAAAAATAATATTTAGTTTTATTTTTCAATTTATTTATTTAATAATTATTTTTTTATTGGAAAAAAAAATATTTATTAATTTCATTAAAAAATAA
- a CDS encoding dUTP diphosphatase, producing MYNKNKNGYQLILIANIEKSISIKFLERKLISTGIFIQFYPKMIYNFWIKKKLIEAICIIHLTQEKKNKTNLFLYKEIKILIINVLFKTIKIQSNEKLVILNIFQEKNKIKWEKCIFLNTSIRGNNSFGSTGI from the coding sequence TTGTATAACAAAAATAAAAATGGATATCAATTAATTTTAATTGCTAATATAGAAAAATCTATTTCTATTAAATTTTTAGAAAGAAAATTGATATCAACAGGTATTTTTATTCAATTTTATCCAAAAATGATTTATAATTTTTGGATAAAAAAAAAATTAATAGAAGCTATTTGTATTATTCATCTTACACAAGAGAAAAAAAATAAAACTAATTTATTTTTATATAAAGAAATTAAAATTCTTATAATAAACGTTTTATTTAAAACTATAAAAATTCAATCCAATGAAAAATTAGTTATATTAAATATATTTCAAGAAAAAAATAAAATAAAATGGGAAAAATGTATTTTTTTAAATACTAGCATAAGAGGAAATAATAGTTTTGGAAGTACTGGAATATAA